A portion of the Lusitaniella coriacea LEGE 07157 genome contains these proteins:
- the proB gene encoding glutamate 5-kinase, with protein MPQTIVVKIGTSSLTRDGQLALSSLAALVETLTRLRSRGNRVILVSSGAVGVGCARLNLLERPQHIALKQAVAAVGQGRLMRVYDDLFSSLRQPIAQVLLTRRDLIERSSYLNAKNTFQELLRLGVVPIVNENDTVAVEELQLNFGDNDTLSALVASLIEADWLFLLTDVDRLYSDDPRRNPDAQPISLVNADQLAQLQVQTGTSGSQWGTGGMATKLTAARIATNAGVRVAIAQGKIPENIEKILKGKLIGTQFEPQPRPENARKRWIAHGLVAMGKLYLDSGAVRAICHQGKSLLAAGITQVEGEFQTSDATILCDFQGREIARGIVNYSSAEIQKIQGQRSERIPLILGYAGADTVVHRDNLAILKR; from the coding sequence ATGCCTCAAACAATTGTTGTCAAAATTGGAACCTCCAGTCTGACCCGCGACGGTCAATTGGCACTTTCTAGCCTTGCCGCTTTAGTTGAAACTCTAACTCGCCTGCGATCGCGTGGCAATCGCGTCATTCTTGTTTCTTCCGGCGCGGTGGGTGTAGGTTGTGCGAGGCTCAACCTTTTGGAAAGACCGCAACACATTGCCCTCAAACAAGCTGTTGCTGCCGTCGGACAAGGACGACTGATGCGCGTGTACGACGATCTATTTAGCAGTCTGCGCCAACCCATCGCTCAAGTCTTGCTCACCCGTCGAGACTTAATCGAACGGAGTTCTTACCTCAACGCCAAAAACACATTTCAAGAACTCCTGCGACTCGGAGTCGTTCCCATCGTCAATGAAAATGATACCGTTGCAGTAGAAGAGCTTCAGTTGAATTTTGGCGACAACGATACCCTCTCTGCCTTGGTTGCCAGTCTGATTGAAGCAGATTGGCTATTTTTGCTCACGGATGTGGATCGCCTCTATTCCGACGATCCTCGCCGGAATCCCGACGCTCAACCCATTTCTTTGGTTAATGCCGACCAACTCGCTCAATTGCAGGTACAAACCGGGACTAGCGGTTCTCAATGGGGGACTGGGGGAATGGCAACAAAGCTAACGGCAGCGCGGATTGCCACTAATGCGGGGGTGAGAGTCGCGATCGCGCAAGGAAAAATCCCCGAAAATATTGAGAAAATCCTCAAAGGAAAATTAATTGGCACGCAATTTGAACCGCAACCTCGCCCGGAAAATGCCCGCAAGCGCTGGATTGCCCACGGCTTAGTGGCAATGGGCAAACTTTACCTCGATTCTGGTGCGGTTCGTGCAATTTGCCATCAAGGTAAATCCCTACTAGCCGCAGGCATTACTCAAGTCGAGGGCGAATTCCAAACTTCAGATGCAACCATCCTGTGCGACTTTCAAGGTCGCGAGATTGCCAGAGGAATTGTCAACTACAGTAGCGCTGAGATTCAAAAAATCCAAGGGCAGCGCTCCGAGCGAATTCCTCTCATTCTCGGCTACGCCGGCGCTGATACCGTCGTTCACCGAGATAATTTAGCAATCCTCAAACGGTAA
- a CDS encoding Gfo/Idh/MocA family protein produces the protein MSEARQNGNIQRNQPQPIRVGVIGVGNMGQHHTRVLSLLKDVELVGVSDINVERGLDTASKYRVRFFENYLDLLPHIDAACIAVPTRLHYPVGMNCLQAGIHALIEKPIAASIAEAESLVNAAAQANCILQVGHIERFNPAFQELNKVLKTEELLALEAHRMSPYSNRANDVSVVLDLMIHDIDLLLELAASPVVKLTASGSSCSDSGYLDYVTANLGFANGMVATLTASKVTHRKIRRITAHCKNSLTEADFLNNEILIHRQTTANCMTDYGQVLYRQDGLIEKVYTSNIEPLHAELEHFVNCVRGGNQPSVGGEQALKALRLASLIDQMALDGKVWEPSDSLDIQSPVLTVS, from the coding sequence ATGTCAGAGGCACGCCAGAACGGTAACATTCAAAGAAATCAACCGCAGCCGATCCGAGTAGGCGTAATTGGTGTGGGGAATATGGGTCAACACCATACCCGCGTACTCAGTCTACTTAAGGACGTTGAGTTGGTAGGGGTATCCGATATTAATGTCGAACGCGGTTTAGATACTGCAAGCAAATATCGCGTTCGTTTTTTTGAGAACTATCTCGATCTTTTGCCCCATATCGATGCAGCTTGTATTGCTGTCCCAACTCGCCTGCACTATCCCGTGGGGATGAACTGCCTTCAGGCGGGAATTCACGCGCTGATTGAAAAACCGATCGCGGCAAGTATTGCAGAAGCAGAATCCCTCGTCAATGCAGCAGCTCAAGCCAATTGTATTTTGCAAGTCGGGCATATCGAACGATTCAATCCGGCATTCCAAGAATTAAATAAAGTTCTCAAAACCGAAGAACTCTTGGCATTAGAAGCGCATCGAATGAGTCCTTATTCCAACCGCGCCAACGATGTCTCTGTAGTGTTAGATTTGATGATTCACGACATTGACCTGCTGCTGGAGTTAGCGGCATCTCCCGTCGTCAAGCTAACCGCAAGCGGAAGCAGTTGTTCGGATTCGGGATATCTCGATTACGTCACCGCCAACCTCGGTTTTGCCAACGGGATGGTTGCGACGCTAACAGCAAGTAAAGTGACCCATCGCAAAATTCGTCGCATTACAGCGCACTGCAAAAATTCCCTGACAGAAGCCGATTTTCTCAATAACGAAATCCTGATTCATCGGCAAACCACTGCTAACTGCATGACAGATTACGGTCAAGTGCTGTATCGCCAGGATGGTTTGATTGAAAAGGTTTACACCAGCAATATCGAGCCATTGCACGCGGAACTAGAGCATTTTGTCAATTGCGTGCGTGGGGGAAATCAACCTTCCGTGGGAGGCGAACAAGCATTGAAGGCGCTTCGTTTAGCGAGTTTGATCGATCAAATGGCACTTGATGGGAAAGTTTGGGAACCTTCGGATTCTCTAGACATTCAGTCTCCCGTTTTGACAGTTTCCTAA
- a CDS encoding DUF4114 domain-containing protein has translation DANNVFTLGTNNGLTNLQFALNQIDSNLISEIGIFKVDDATGRIGNLTPGSAEYNQAALDRASILFSALPDGTRPNGFGIDKQDGVLGDLQAGDRFLFYFVRGGSAESAGQRPPGGNLFVGFGTTSLQVTDRGSGQFSLGFNEDGDASFNDIVVQIQQTGTLPPIGVGQEQFRGPELVDLLDANNPQNIPSGNVTANFNVFREARFNNVVGLYRIDDAQGTVNGIAPGQAGYAQAAIARRATSIEISTEHQTTRAVSGLLQGNVLYAPFIIVNATPEQFLEQNPTNQLDVVLARGGILPTAYFSFFGANPDQADHIRILGNNTFGFEDMPSPISDFDYNDLIVEIDITV, from the coding sequence GATGCAAACAACGTGTTTACCTTGGGGACTAACAACGGACTGACCAATTTGCAGTTTGCACTCAATCAGATTGATAGCAATTTGATAAGTGAGATTGGGATTTTTAAGGTTGATGATGCAACAGGTCGGATTGGAAATCTCACGCCAGGTAGTGCGGAGTATAACCAGGCAGCTCTCGATCGCGCATCAATATTATTTTCTGCCCTTCCCGATGGCACTCGTCCCAATGGTTTTGGGATTGACAAGCAGGATGGCGTACTGGGAGATTTGCAGGCGGGCGATCGCTTCCTTTTCTACTTTGTTCGAGGGGGATCGGCGGAGTCTGCCGGACAGCGACCTCCTGGGGGCAATTTATTCGTTGGATTTGGTACAACGTCGCTTCAGGTGACCGATCGCGGTAGCGGTCAATTTTCCCTGGGATTCAACGAAGATGGCGATGCGAGCTTTAACGACATTGTGGTGCAAATTCAGCAAACGGGAACGCTTCCCCCCATTGGCGTGGGACAAGAGCAGTTCCGGGGACCTGAATTAGTGGATTTACTCGATGCCAATAACCCCCAAAATATTCCCAGCGGTAATGTTACCGCCAATTTCAATGTTTTCCGGGAAGCTCGCTTCAATAATGTCGTGGGTTTGTACCGCATTGACGATGCCCAAGGGACGGTGAATGGAATTGCACCGGGTCAAGCGGGTTACGCTCAAGCCGCGATCGCGCGCCGCGCAACAAGCATTGAAATTAGTACAGAACACCAAACCACGCGAGCAGTTTCGGGATTGTTGCAAGGCAATGTTCTCTACGCGCCCTTTATCATTGTGAATGCCACGCCAGAGCAGTTCTTGGAGCAAAACCCAACCAACCAATTAGATGTGGTTTTGGCACGCGGAGGAATTCTGCCCACGGCATACTTTTCTTTCTTTGGTGCAAATCCAGACCAAGCAGATCACATTCGGATATTGGGGAACAATACGTTTGGCTTTGAGGATATGCCCAGTCCCATTAGCGATTTCGACTATAACGATCTGATTGTCGAGATCGATATTACCGTTTGA